A single region of the Zootoca vivipara chromosome 2, rZooViv1.1, whole genome shotgun sequence genome encodes:
- the MRPS25 gene encoding small ribosomal subunit protein mS25, translated as MPMKGRFPIRRTLQYLNQGDIIFKDAVKVMTVNYNTRGALSEGARKFVFFNIPQIQYKNPWLQIVMFKNMTPSPFLKFYLDTGEQVLVDVEEKTNKEIAEHVKKVLGKSEETLQGEAQEKMKLRHPATFGPKKYHLRECMCEIEGQIPCPGKVPLPKEMTGKYKTAMKESAAS; from the exons ATGCCGATGAAGGGCCGGTTCCCGATCCGCAGGACGCTGCAGTACCTGAACCAAGGCGACATCATCTTCAAGGACGCCGTGAAGGTGATGACGGTGAACTACAACACGAGGGGGGCTTTAAGCGAAGGAGCCAG AAAATTTGTGTTTTTCAACATACCTCAGATTCAGTACAAAAACCCTTGGCTTCAGATTGTGATGTTTAAGAACATGACACCATCGCCATTCTTAAAATTCTATTTAG ATACTGGAGAGCAAGTCCTGGTTGATGTGGAAGAGAAGACTAACAAAGAGATCGCAGAACATGTTAAGAAAGTTCTTGGTAAAAGCGA ggAAACACTGCAGGGAGAAGCACAAGAGAAAATGAAGCTACGGCATCCCGCAACGTTTGGCCCCAAAAAGTACCACTTGCGGGAATGTATGTGTGAAATTGAAGGCCAAATTCCCTGCCCTGGTAAAGTGCCATTACCAAAGGAGATGACTGGGAAATATAAAACTGCCATGAAAGAGAGTGCTGCTTCCTAA